The genomic segment CCTGGCCTGGACAGGCAAGAAATACTCCAAACATGGATAAAATCAGGCATTGAAGACTTCTATCTGAGCTTCGAGTTAGAGGATAGATGGCACAGGCACAGCATTTTCTATTGCCATCAAGGTCTGGAAAAAATCTGCAAGGCTTACCACATCGGGAAATCTTCAGCGCGCTGGGAGAAATTGAACGATGCATCTGCGTTGAAGGAAATCGACAGAATAGCCAAATCTCTTAACCACAACCTTTTTCGTATGGTGAGATGTCTGCAATCGAGAGGAATACTGCCAGCGTATACGGCGCCTCGTCCCTATTCGGAAGATGACCTTTTGAAAGGCTTAGAGGCAGCCCACACTGAAGCCCGTTATCCCGTCCCTCTCCCATTCCATCTGACAAGAGACCAGCATGGCAAAGAACGATTTCGGATTCCAAGCAACACGCTGAGGATGTACCACGATCCTCTGGGCGAGACTGCCCCACGAGATTACGCCCGAAGCATGGCTAGAGTTATGCTAAAAAGGATTGCGAGTGATTTCTCGGTGAGAATTCCCAATTCAAAAGTTTCCACCAAAATATCGGACGAAGATTGGGAACGGTTTGCGAATGTTTTCTTGCGAGAATAAGTTGGAGAATCAATATCGGTGGGAGGAACCGCTCCAATCTATTTTCACGCCCCACTTACCACACAGGGTCCAAAAGCTGGCACACCTGGTTGAGCTTTTTGACGGGGCGGCGGAGGGCTTTCACAAGTTTCCCCACACGAATCCTTTCTCCTATACTTCCCCTATTCGAAACCCAGCTTCCTTACAAAGGAACCGTCATGCCAACACTCACAACTTCTCTTTCAGAGGAAGAAATGCGGCGGCTGAAAAACCTGAGTGGGGACGAGGGCTTAACCGTGGAGCAGATGGTGAGACTTTGTGTCCGCGACTGGATAGCCCAACCCGACGAACTCTTTCAAAGCACAGCACCACGAGTGCTTGAAAAAAATGCGGACCTTTACCGCCGCCTCTCGTGACGCCGAAAAGAATGACTTACAACTGAAGCAGGCGTGCACCGTGGATGAGCGTCACAATGGTTACGGTATCCCCATCGACTCGATACACCACCCGGTAGTTTCCCACGATGAGTTCCCGATAGATGCCGCGTTTATCTTCTGGAACTTTCCGTCCGGATTCAGGGAACTGCCGCAATTGTTCAACACGCTGCTGAATGTGCAATCCAAAAGTTTGAGCGTAGCCGGGGGAGTCAGCTTTGATGAAGTCCACCAAGGCCTTGAGGTCGTCGCGCGCAACGAACGACCAGACTATGCGAGCCATCCTGCCAGCTCACGCATGACATCCTCGTGCGGGATGACATGTCCGCTCTCCACAGCCTCTTGCCCGGCCTTGATCTTTTGGAGCACGTACAAGTGATACTGAATGTCTTCGAGCGTGGCTTCTTCCGGCAACTGTTCGAGCAATTTAAGGACAGCCGCTTTTTCTCCCATTAGTCACCTCCGGCAAAACACATCACTCCAAGGATACCGTGTATTATACGAGGATACCGTGCCGGTTGCACGTCGAAGGACATTCCTCTCACAAGCCTTTTCAACACAGATCCAATAGTGTTTAGAATCCAATTGATTGCCGTTTTCATCCGAGCAGTGCCGACTCCAACCTTTGCTTTCTCCTACCCAACTTCTGAGTTTGCATAGCATGATGAAGCAACATCCACTCAGAAACACACGTGCACTCACACCTCCCCCAATCTCACCGGCCCGAAGAGCTGGCGAGCCTGTTGAAGCTCCTTACTATGCCGCCGGAGGGCTGGGCCGAATTTGGATTGCAGCACGGCCTTGCGGTGGGGCGCGATGCTGCCTTCCACCTGATCGATCGCCTCTGTCAGCTGACCAACCATGCGGCGGCCTGAGCCGGTGAGCCAGCCCAGGTGATGATCCGCATAGTGCAGGTCTTGGAGGGAATACCGCACCGACTCCACCTCTTCCAAACAACGAAACCGCGCCCTGACCAAGTCGCGTGTCGTTAAACCTGCCTGGCGCCACGCCGCCGCCAGCCCCTCGCCCCACACAGACAAGCGCTCGAACAGCATCGCCCCCATCGTAAAGGTAAAGGAGGCATGCAGAATCCCGCGCAGCGGGCGCAGGCTCCGCCGCCAGGGCGAGTAGAAGATCTTCTGATTGTGGTCGCCGCGATACATGACATGCTTGCGCAGCAGCAGATTCAAATGGTGATGGCTGTTTTCATGGATCAGGTCGTCGATCAGATCCAGATTGTCCCGCTCGAAACAGTTGATGAAGGAGAGGCCCGGCCTGTGACGATAGCTGAAACTGACGACGCCGTTCGCATTCAGCGGCACGATATAGGACGTCAGCAGCGCCAAGACCTCATGCCCTTCCGGCCAGGCGTCGTGAATCGTTTCCCAGGCGCGTTGGATCCGCTCGACCTGCGCCGGGTCCGTGCCCACCACCTTCCGTGGCTGGCGGTCTTTCCCATAGGCCAAGGTCGGGCCGACCGTGACCGCGCCATAGGTGGTACAGAGCGCCACCGCGGCCGGACGCAGGGCCCAATGCCACTGGGCCTGCCCGCCAAGAGCGGACCAGACCGGCGAGAGGCTGCGCCCGGCCTTTATGGCAATCCCCTGCGCATCGACTCGGAACGTCGCTCGACCGGCGGCCTGCGCCAGCGCGCGTTTCAGCGCGAGCGGCGCCTCGCAGCAATCCCCCGCGACACCGAGGGGCACCGTGCCGGCCGCTTCCGCTTTTTCAAAGTTTTGCGCGAGGCTTCCTGGCACGTCCCAGTGCGGCATATTGCGGGCGCGGCACCAGGCCACCGCCGCCGCAGGATCGAGCCACAGCGACTCCTGTGCAATCTCCTGGGCGAGTCGTTTGCAAAGACCAGCCAATCTCCGGTCCAATCCACCGGTCTGCGGCTTGCCGTTGGGAAACAGCTCATCGAGATAGCTGTTCTCGAAAAACTTCTCCTGGCATTCGGCGAACAATTGTTCGGCAAACTCCCGGCGGTCGGATTCCCCTCGCCACTGCTGCCAAATATCCAGGAAGTAGACCCAATCGTTCAGCGCCTCGATCCATCCCACGACTTTCCAATTGGACAACTGCTCCGCCTTGAGTGAGCGGCTGAGAAACTCCGCGTAGCCGGTCGGGAACGCAAGCTGTGAGGCCAGCTCCGGATAATCGTCTTGCAGCTCCCGACAGAGGTCCTGAAGCAGCCGCCGCATCGACACACGAAGCTCTCCGGTCAGTCGGGTCAAAATTTGTGCATCCAGTAAAGACATGGCAACCTCGTGGGTGGGTCAAGCAGAGGGGGCGACTGTATCGCAGGAAGAACGAGGCTGCAAGGAGAGAACGAGGCAGGGCAGCGAGCAGACCGCCGCGCAAGAGATATCCCGCACGGTTTTCAGCGAGGACAACGGCGACAGGCTTTTCTGCCCCTCGTCAGATCCGCCCTGGTCCGATCACGCCGTGGCGTTCACCGAGGTTGCAAAGGCCGGAAGCCGCAGCCCGGTCTTGAGCAGCCGCAACGAGCCGGAGCGCTGCATCATGCGATTGCGCACGATGAGCGGATCGACGATATTTCCGCAGGACAGGCAGCGCAACCCGCGCATCCACATCGGGAGACAGCTTTCCTGAAGATCGACCAGATCATCGACAACCATGAGGCCCTGGCATCTCGTGCACGTCATCGCGCACCTCCTGATGATGGTGACCGCCCACTGCCTCACGCGCCCCCTTCTCACCGTCTGGCAGCGTGCCGAAAGCGCGCTTGCCTCAAAAGGGAAAGCAATCATAATGCCAGTTTCACCACCAACACTCTTGCGGGTTTTTGCGGTGAATCGTAGAGTGGACCTCTCCAGGCAACCATTCGCCTGGCACCCATGTGACCGAATTGGCCCCATGGGACGGAAATGGAGAGGGGCCGACGTTCGCATGTCACTGACCGCCATAGAAATCAGCCACGTTGTCGCGGAGCTGGCTCCGGCTTTGACCGAAGGCTGGATTCAAAAAGTCTATCAACCGGCCCCGCGCACCATCGTGCTGGAAATTCGGACGCCGGGCCACACCCACCGCCTCTTGCTATCGGCCAACCCCTCCGCCGCCCGCCTGCACCTGGTCACACAGCCCCTGCAGAATCCCCCGGCGCCGCCGGCCTTCTGCCAATACCTGCGGGCCCATCTGCAAGGGGCGCGCATCGATGGCCTCCGCCAGGAATCGAACGACCGTATCGTCACTATCAGCCTGACCGCGAAAGAAGGCCCGGTCCGCTTGGTCGCCGCCTTGACCGGTCATACCGCCAATCTGTTGGTGCTCGATGCCGACGGCCGGCTCCTCACCGACCTGAATCGTTCGAAGGCGTTGTGTGGGCAGCCCTATCAGTGGCCCTCCGCACCGGGAGGCGCGGGCCATCGCGAGCGCGTGCCCCGCTTCCCCACGACAGGAGATTCGCCGTTCAGTCTCTCCGCGGCCATTGAAGCGCACTATCAGGACAAGGAATCGACGGATGCGTCAGCCGCGCTGAAAGACGCGCGCGCCCAGCACCTCAAGAAAGCGCTCAAGAAGCAGCGCCGGCGCATCGACGCCTGGCATGCGGACCTCGCCAAGGCCGACAAGTACCGGAACTACGCGCGCTACGGGGAATTGCTCAAAGCCAATCTGGGCGTCATCAAAAAGGGACAAGAGGCCGTGACGGTCGTGGATTATTTTGACGAAGCCCTTCCGCAGATCACCATTCCGCTTGATCCGACCAAGTCGGCGCAAGGCAATATGGACGACTACTTCCGGAAGCAACGCAAATACGACACGGCTCAACGGGAACTCGGCCCGCGCATTGCCCAAGGGGAACAGGAGTTCGAGGCGCTCCGCCGTGAACTGACGGCCATCGAGCAAGGCACGTGGCAGCCGCCCGCTGCCTCCGCTCCCGCGCCTGCTCGCCACCGGCCGCCAGCTATCGGCCAGAAGCCGCCGGCAAAGTCCGGCCCCTTCCGCCGCTTTACGTCGTCGGACGGCCTCCAGATTTTTGTCGGGCGCAACGCGCGCGAGAACGACGAGCTGACCTTTGGCCTGGCCAAAAGCGAAGACCTGTGGCTGCACGCCCGCGGAACACCGGGCTCTCATGTCGTCGTGCGGCTGGACAAGGGGGCCGAGGCTCCGATCGAAACCCTCCGCGATGCGGCCACGCTCGCACTGCTCTACAGCGATCTGAAGAAAAGCGGGAAAGGCGACGTCATCTATACCAAGCGCAAATGGGTCAAGAAGGCGAAGGGGCAGGCAGCCGGGGCGGTCACCGTCACACAGGACAAATCGATTTTCGTCTCGCTCGATCGCCACCGCCTCGACCAACTCAAGGCACGATCGGCCTCAGCCGGAGACTAACTCGGCGCACGGCCGGAATCTTCCCTCACCGTCACGCCTGCCAGGCCGCTCCTGCCTTGCGAGAATACAAGTTTTTCTCGCAACTTTATACAACTCTCTTTATGATGGCAGAAACTTGAAGGGAGGGGCTTATGGCCGAAGCCCAATCGCCGCCCGCAGCACCTACAATCCTCGTCGTCGATGACGATTCCTCAATGGTATCGCTATGCCGCCAGTTTTTGGAGCAAGCGGGCTTCACGGTCTTGGGCGCGGAAGGAAGCCGGGAGGCACTCAAAATCTGCACACAGCATCAGGGGCCGATCGACCTTCTGCTCACGGATTTATTCCTTCCTCCCCCGGACTTTGAAATGGCCACGAGCACGAACGCCTTCCCACACGTGAATGGCAACGTCCTGGCAGTCAAAGCCGCCGCGATTCGGAAAGGGCTGAGAATCGTGCTGATGTCTGCAGTCTCGGAAGAAGAACTCTCCAAACATGCGATCAAGCACGGCGGGCTGCCCTTCCTCCACAAGCCCTTGAAGAAGGACATTCTGCTCCACGCCATCCGTGACACCCTGCAAAATCCCCCGCCGGCCCTCACCGCAGATTCGGGCAACGCCTCGGGTGACGTGGCCTGGTTCGACTAATCCTTCTGCGCGCTCCGTTTGCGTGGCTCACACGGTATGGCAGCGGTGGAAATTCTGGCTGGCCCCGTCTAGCAGACTGCGGAAAAACTCGCGTAGAAACGCTCTGCATCGATGAATGGAGCAGACACGGGAGTGGTTCAGAGTAATCGCAGGATGATCAAAAAGGCCACGGTTCTCACCCTCCCCCCCCCCCCGGCGCGCCGAGACGCGCCGTTCCGCGGCAAGGCCGCCGCTCGGGACTTCCCCTCGTTTCACCTTTCACGCCTCACGTTTCACGATTCCTGAGAACGCCGCTGGCGGACTTTTTCAGCATCCTGCTAGGGATGCTCGGTCATGAACCAACCGGCAATGGAGAGACGCCGGTGCTGTCCGGCGGTTTGGTCCACACGGCACACGCGGTGAAAGCGCGGCACGGTAAACATGACCAGCGAGCCGGGACGCGGCTCGATGCAATGGGTGATATCGAGCGCCGGCTTCTCGGCGGTGTGGGCCGGCCTCGTGGCATAGACGATCAACTCTCCCCCCCAATCCGACTGCCACTCCTCATGGAAATAACTGACGACCGCAATCCGGCGCTGCGGTGGCCGCCGTCCGCTCATGGGATGCCCCTGATCGGTATCGTCATGTGTGAGCAGACAGTCGCCGGCGGAATAGGAATAGTAACTGAAGCCCATGTGGCGCCCGATGATGTTCGGAAACGATTCCATATGCTGCTGGATACAGGGCAATTGCAGCCGTGAGAGAAAGCGCTGCCCTTGGGCGGGACCGATCTCCGCCTTCGCCCAATTGCCCGAATCGGGAAAGTCCTCCCGCACGTTCGGCAGATCCGACAGGCTTTTCCAGGCCGCTTGATTCATAGCCTCGCGAAAGAACCGGCGTTCCTCCGCGGACCAGAAGTTTTCGACCACGAGCACGGGGCTTGTGCGGAAGGAAAACGACTGCAGATCCGCTAGCGCCACCGATGACGATTGCACGACTCCCTGAGGGCTCACCAGCTTGCTCCCTTCGTCAGACCGGCCATCCGAACGCCGCTCTCTTATCATCCCCGCGATTCAAATGACAAGACAGGCCGCAAAAACAGAAGGGGTTGCTATCCTGCGATAGCAACCCCTTCCAGGCTTATCGTATCGTTGGGACTACCAGCGATCGCGCTTGCCCCCGCCGCCGCTCCGGCCCCCGCCGCCGCCAAATCCGCCACGTCCACCACCACCGCCGCCGCCAGTGCGGGGCTCTTGCGGACGCGCTTCGTTGACGGTCAAGGTCCGGCCGCCGAAATCGGTGCCGTTCAACGCCGTAATCGCCGCTTGGGCTTCTGCATCAGAGGCCATCTCCACGAAGCCGAAGCCCCGTGATTGCCCCGTGAACTTGTCTGTAATGACGCGGGCGGATTCCACCGCGCCATGCGCCGCAAACAGTTCACTCAATTGCTGCTCAGTCGCCGCGTACGGCAACCCACCGACATAGATCTTCGAACCCATGTGGGTTCCTCCTTTAGAAAGTTGATATTGTCTTGAACTCGAGTGACGGAGGAAGGAGCGGGCCGAAGACGCAAACGGTGCGGCGACTTAGGTCTGACTTCCGACGAAATTCCCGGTTAAGGCAACATCGTTGCGGGCCTGCTATACCTGAACGATTCACCGTGAGGCCCGTACGGTAAAGTGCTTCCACCCTACCACACGCCTGTCCCAATAGCAAACAAGGCCGCCAGCTTGGCCTGGGCGCTCAAGGCCCCCTTGACCGCCTGCACCAGCGACTCCGACGTAAAGGGCTTGGGCACGAACATCATCGAACAGCCCGTGATGCCCTGGCGCAACAACTCGTCCTGATTATAGCCGGACATGAACACCACCGAAAGATTGGGCCGGACCGTCTTCAGCCGATCGGCCAATTCGCGCCCGTTCATCCCGGGCATCAGCACATCGGTCAGCAGCAGATGGATCGGCCCGGCAAAGGCCTCCGCCCGCTGAAGCGCCTCGGCGCCGCTGGCGGCTTCCAGCACCTGATAGCCCTGCATCGTCAGCATTTGCGCGGCGATATCCCGCACGATCGCTTCATCTTCCACCAGCAACACCGTCGGCACCGGCGGCCCGGCCGGCTGCGGCGCGGGTTCGGCAGCGGCTGCCGCCGCGACTCTGGGAAACGTGATCGTAAACGCCGTGCCGCGGCCGCGGGCGCTCTCCACCTCGATCGTGCCGCCATGCTGCGAGACGATGCCGTACACGATCGAGAGCCCCAAGCCCGTGCCTTTCCCTTGTTCCTTCGTGGTAAAGAACGGGTCGAAGAGACGCGCCCGCACATCGTCGGAAAAGCCGTGGCCGGTGTCCCTGGCCACCAACCGCACCTTCGGCTCATCTCCCTTCACCAGCATCGTTTCGATGGTCAATACCCCGCCATCCGGCATAGCGTCGCGGGCGTTGGTCGCCAGATTCAACAGCACTTGATCGAGCTGGCCGGCATCGGCCTTGACCGATCCGGCGTCGGGAGCCAGCGTCAGCACCAGCCGGATCCGCTCCCCGAGCAGCCGCGCGAGAATGTCGGCGAACTTGTGCACCTGGCTGTTCACCTCCAGCACCTCCGGCTGCACCACCTGCTTCCGGCTGAAGGTCAACAGTTGCTTGGTCAGCTTGGCGGCGCGCTCACCGGCGCCCCTGATGGTTTCCAGCCTGGGACGGATCGGATTCCAGGGCTCCAATTGACCCAGCACCAATTCCGCGTTGCCATTGATGCCCGTGAGCAGATTGTTGAAATCGTGCGCGATGCCGCCAACGAGCCGCCCGAGCGCCTCCATCTTCTGCGCCTGGAGGAGTTGCGCCTCCAGCTGTTTGCGTTCCGTAATATCTTGCGCGATCGCCACGTACGACGAGGGCGCTTCTCCTGGCGCCCACAGGGGGGAGACCGTCACGTGCACCCACACCGTCCGCCCATCCGGCCTGACACACCGCTTCTCCAGCGTATATTCCCTGACACGGCCATCCAGCAACGACGCCATGCGCTGCCGCTCGGCCTGCGCGGCATCGGGATCGGTCTCCAATCGAATATCGTCCAGGCTCAGGGCATCAGGCGCATACCCGAAAATGTCGCGGTACCGCTGGTTGACGCGGCCAAACAGGCCCGTCCGGCTGTCGATCTCCGCCACACCCACGGCCGCCTGATCGAACAGCGCCCGCAAGCGGCGCTCGCTCTCCCGCACAAGCCGCTCCATCGCATGCCGGTGCAGCGCCATCTCGATCGTCGCCCGCACCTCGGATTCGTTGAAGGGCTTGAGCAAATACCCATAGGGCGAGGTCTTCGCCGCCCGCTCGATCGCCTCGGCGTCGGAATAGGCCGTCAAAAATACGACCGGCACATCAACCAGATCCCGCAATGCCGCAGCCGTCTCGATGCCGCTCAACGCACCGGCCAGATTGATGTCCATGAGAATGAGATCCGGGCGAAACTCCTCGATCCGGCTGATCACCTCTTCGCCACGCGCGACGAGACCGCAGACGGTATAGTATTGGCGCTCCAGGCGGTCCGCCAGCTCCATCGCGATCAACGTTTCATCTTCGACGATCAATACGCGCCGTTTATCCATCGTGCGACTCCTTTTCCTCCAAGACTGCCCCAGTCATACCCCGCGATGCGTGGCCTCACTCCGGCAGCGGCACCGTCAGCCGCACCGCCGTCCCGCGCCCGCTCTCAAATGTGATCGCGCCTCCGACTTGCGCGGCCAGCCCGCGCATCAGCTGCATGCCGAACGTGGCCGACGTCTGAAGCTCGAACCCGTCCGGCAGCCCCACGCCCGTGTCCTCAACCGCAATCTCCACCTGGCCATCGCCGTTCAGCACCTGCACCCGCACCTCGCCGCTGCCGTCCTTGGGGAAAGCATATTTGAACGCGTTCGTCAGCAGCTCGTTCACGATCAGCCCAGCCGGCAGCGCCAGCTCCACCGGCAAGGTGACCGGCTGCGCGTCAACCAGAACCTCGACCTTCCCACGCATCCGCTCATACGAACGGCCAATGCTCTCCGCCAAGGCCCGCACATAGTCGCCGAACGCAATATGGGCCAGATCGCCGGAGCGATAGAGCTTCTCATGCACCAGAATCATGCTGGTGATCCGGTCCTGCAGCTCGCGAATCACCGCGAGGTCTTCATCGCTCCGGACTTTCTTCGATTGGAAGTAGAGCAGACTCGACACGAGCTGCAGGTTGTTCTTCACGCGATGATGGATCTCGCGCAGCAGCATTTCTTTTTCCTGGAGCGCTTGCGCGACCTGCAATTCCGCCAGCCGCTGCTCGGTGATGTCTTGCACCGTGCCCACCGAGCGGAAGGGCTGCCCAGACGCATCGTAAAACGTCTCGCCCCGCTCCATCACATGCTTGACCCGTCCGTCCCGCATCAGCAGCCGGTGCATAATCATGTAGGCAGTACGGTTCTGCACCGACTGCGAATAGGCCTCATTCACCATCGCCCGGTCGTCGGGATGAATGGCGTTGAGAAACCCCTCATAGGATGCCGCAAACTTCGTCTGGTCGATCTCAAAGATCTGGAAAATTTCGTCCGACCAGAACAGCCGATTCGACACCAGGTCTAATTCCCAGTTGCCGAGTTTCGCCATGGCTTGCGCCTCTTGCAGCCTCGCGTCGGCCTCACACAACGCCATCTCCCGCTCTTTTCGCTCCGAGATGTCCGTATGGGTCCCCAGCATGCGCAGCGGACGCCCTTCCGCATCCCGTTCGACAATGCTGCCGATGGAGAGCACCCACTTCCATTCGCCGGACTTCATGCGCTGCCGAAACTCCACTTCATAGGTTGGATTCTCTCCTCGGATATAGGCCTCGTAGATTCGATAGACCTTTTCCCGGTCCTCGGGATGCATCCGCGCTGCCCACTGTGCGTTGGTTTCCTTGAATGTAGCCGGATCGTAGCCCAGCATCGTCGCGTATTCATTGCTCACTTCTGCGTTCCCCGTTCGCAGGTCAAGGTCGAAAATCCCCTGTTGGGATGCCATTAGGGCCAACCGCACCCGCTCCTCGCTCACCCGCAACGCGTCCTCAGCCGCCTTGCGATCGGTAATATCACGAACCACCATCGCTACGGTGTTCGTTCTACGATCCTCCGAGGCAATGAGGCTGGTCCTGGCCTCAAACCACCGCCGCCCGCCGGGCACTTCAAGAGGATACTCCACCTCCTCCATCGTTCCGCCGGCCGAAACCCGCGCCAGCATCTCCATGAACGGCCGGCCGGATTCACGCCCTAATACTTCTTCAATCGTTCGCCCCAATATCTCGCCCTTGGGCTTAAACAACAAACTCTCATTCCCGGTCCATACATTGAGATAGGTGCCGTATTCGTCGAACTCGAACACCACATCGTCCAGCGACGTCACCAGCGCCTGCAATTGGCGCTCTTGCTGCCACAGCCGCGCCTCCGCCTGCTTGCGCTCGGCAAGATGCCGGCTTCGTTCGACCTCAATAGCAATGCGCTGGCCAAACGCGCGCAGCAGCGCCTGATCGTCTTCGGTAAATGCATGCGGCTTGTCGTCCAGCAGACAGGTCACGGCCACGACATGGCCCT from the Nitrospira sp. genome contains:
- a CDS encoding PAS domain-containing protein, giving the protein MSSLSLPVRGELKMVPSIGGIAAAAVAVFVADWLTPLGVLVFILYVPLCLACLWMASERQAVFMAGFCSVLMILGLFLSPPGVPFVWGIFNRSLGLASLWGALWAGVTFGRRTEQLADALRQSEQEQKAIAERERTRAQQLKRLSEVSLALSGDPGDVFEQAVRAIGELFEVPVVCLSEIVGQELKFKAVYVKGQVFRDAGGCPMAITPCATVEVTKDLRVFDRVIERFPEASFLKDHQAYAYCGFPALDGEGHVVAVTCLLDDKPHAFTEDDQALLRAFGQRIAIEVERSRHLAERKQAEARLWQQERQLQALVTSLDDVVFEFDEYGTYLNVWTGNESLLFKPKGEILGRTIEEVLGRESGRPFMEMLARVSAGGTMEEVEYPLEVPGGRRWFEARTSLIASEDRRTNTVAMVVRDITDRKAAEDALRVSEERVRLALMASQQGIFDLDLRTGNAEVSNEYATMLGYDPATFKETNAQWAARMHPEDREKVYRIYEAYIRGENPTYEVEFRQRMKSGEWKWVLSIGSIVERDAEGRPLRMLGTHTDISERKEREMALCEADARLQEAQAMAKLGNWELDLVSNRLFWSDEIFQIFEIDQTKFAASYEGFLNAIHPDDRAMVNEAYSQSVQNRTAYMIMHRLLMRDGRVKHVMERGETFYDASGQPFRSVGTVQDITEQRLAELQVAQALQEKEMLLREIHHRVKNNLQLVSSLLYFQSKKVRSDEDLAVIRELQDRITSMILVHEKLYRSGDLAHIAFGDYVRALAESIGRSYERMRGKVEVLVDAQPVTLPVELALPAGLIVNELLTNAFKYAFPKDGSGEVRVQVLNGDGQVEIAVEDTGVGLPDGFELQTSATFGMQLMRGLAAQVGGAITFESGRGTAVRLTVPLPE
- a CDS encoding response regulator, with protein sequence MDKRRVLIVEDETLIAMELADRLERQYYTVCGLVARGEEVISRIEEFRPDLILMDINLAGALSGIETAAALRDLVDVPVVFLTAYSDAEAIERAAKTSPYGYLLKPFNESEVRATIEMALHRHAMERLVRESERRLRALFDQAAVGVAEIDSRTGLFGRVNQRYRDIFGYAPDALSLDDIRLETDPDAAQAERQRMASLLDGRVREYTLEKRCVRPDGRTVWVHVTVSPLWAPGEAPSSYVAIAQDITERKQLEAQLLQAQKMEALGRLVGGIAHDFNNLLTGINGNAELVLGQLEPWNPIRPRLETIRGAGERAAKLTKQLLTFSRKQVVQPEVLEVNSQVHKFADILARLLGERIRLVLTLAPDAGSVKADAGQLDQVLLNLATNARDAMPDGGVLTIETMLVKGDEPKVRLVARDTGHGFSDDVRARLFDPFFTTKEQGKGTGLGLSIVYGIVSQHGGTIEVESARGRGTAFTITFPRVAAAAAAEPAPQPAGPPVPTVLLVEDEAIVRDIAAQMLTMQGYQVLEAASGAEALQRAEAFAGPIHLLLTDVLMPGMNGRELADRLKTVRPNLSVVFMSGYNQDELLRQGITGCSMMFVPKPFTSESLVQAVKGALSAQAKLAALFAIGTGVW
- a CDS encoding 2OG-Fe(II) oxygenase family protein, producing MSPQGVVQSSSVALADLQSFSFRTSPVLVVENFWSAEERRFFREAMNQAAWKSLSDLPNVREDFPDSGNWAKAEIGPAQGQRFLSRLQLPCIQQHMESFPNIIGRHMGFSYYSYSAGDCLLTHDDTDQGHPMSGRRPPQRRIAVVSYFHEEWQSDWGGELIVYATRPAHTAEKPALDITHCIEPRPGSLVMFTVPRFHRVCRVDQTAGQHRRLSIAGWFMTEHP
- a CDS encoding response regulator, giving the protein MAEAQSPPAAPTILVVDDDSSMVSLCRQFLEQAGFTVLGAEGSREALKICTQHQGPIDLLLTDLFLPPPDFEMATSTNAFPHVNGNVLAVKAAAIRKGLRIVLMSAVSEEELSKHAIKHGGLPFLHKPLKKDILLHAIRDTLQNPPPALTADSGNASGDVAWFD
- a CDS encoding RNA-binding protein produces the protein MGSKIYVGGLPYAATEQQLSELFAAHGAVESARVITDKFTGQSRGFGFVEMASDAEAQAAITALNGTDFGGRTLTVNEARPQEPRTGGGGGGGRGGFGGGGGRSGGGGKRDRW
- a CDS encoding type II toxin-antitoxin system RelE/ParE family toxin, which encodes MARIVWSFVARDDLKALVDFIKADSPGYAQTFGLHIQQRVEQLRQFPESGRKVPEDKRGIYRELIVGNYRVVYRVDGDTVTIVTLIHGARLLQL
- a CDS encoding NFACT family protein is translated as MSLTAIEISHVVAELAPALTEGWIQKVYQPAPRTIVLEIRTPGHTHRLLLSANPSAARLHLVTQPLQNPPAPPAFCQYLRAHLQGARIDGLRQESNDRIVTISLTAKEGPVRLVAALTGHTANLLVLDADGRLLTDLNRSKALCGQPYQWPSAPGGAGHRERVPRFPTTGDSPFSLSAAIEAHYQDKESTDASAALKDARAQHLKKALKKQRRRIDAWHADLAKADKYRNYARYGELLKANLGVIKKGQEAVTVVDYFDEALPQITIPLDPTKSAQGNMDDYFRKQRKYDTAQRELGPRIAQGEQEFEALRRELTAIEQGTWQPPAASAPAPARHRPPAIGQKPPAKSGPFRRFTSSDGLQIFVGRNARENDELTFGLAKSEDLWLHARGTPGSHVVVRLDKGAEAPIETLRDAATLALLYSDLKKSGKGDVIYTKRKWVKKAKGQAAGAVTVTQDKSIFVSLDRHRLDQLKARSASAGD
- a CDS encoding HEXXH motif-containing putative peptide modification protein, coding for MSLLDAQILTRLTGELRVSMRRLLQDLCRELQDDYPELASQLAFPTGYAEFLSRSLKAEQLSNWKVVGWIEALNDWVYFLDIWQQWRGESDRREFAEQLFAECQEKFFENSYLDELFPNGKPQTGGLDRRLAGLCKRLAQEIAQESLWLDPAAAVAWCRARNMPHWDVPGSLAQNFEKAEAAGTVPLGVAGDCCEAPLALKRALAQAAGRATFRVDAQGIAIKAGRSLSPVWSALGGQAQWHWALRPAAVALCTTYGAVTVGPTLAYGKDRQPRKVVGTDPAQVERIQRAWETIHDAWPEGHEVLALLTSYIVPLNANGVVSFSYRHRPGLSFINCFERDNLDLIDDLIHENSHHHLNLLLRKHVMYRGDHNQKIFYSPWRRSLRPLRGILHASFTFTMGAMLFERLSVWGEGLAAAWRQAGLTTRDLVRARFRCLEEVESVRYSLQDLHYADHHLGWLTGSGRRMVGQLTEAIDQVEGSIAPHRKAVLQSKFGPALRRHSKELQQARQLFGPVRLGEV